A window of the Motilibacter rhizosphaerae genome harbors these coding sequences:
- a CDS encoding metal-sensitive transcriptional regulator: MTDNPAPGYSGSKEAHLKRLRRIEGQVRGLQRQVEGDTYCIDVLTQVSAATRALEAFALALLDEHLHHCVTDAISRGGEEAEAKVQEASAAIARLVRS; this comes from the coding sequence GTGACCGACAACCCCGCACCCGGCTACTCCGGCAGCAAGGAGGCGCACCTCAAGCGGCTCCGCCGCATCGAGGGACAGGTGCGCGGGCTGCAGCGCCAGGTGGAGGGCGACACGTACTGCATCGACGTGCTGACCCAGGTGTCGGCGGCGACGCGGGCGCTCGAGGCCTTCGCCCTGGCCCTGCTCGACGAGCACCTGCACCACTGCGTCACCGACGCCATCAGCCGCGGCGGCGAGGAGGCCGAGGCCAAGGTGCAGGAGGCCTCGGCCGCGATCGCCCGCCTCGTCCGGTCCTGA
- a CDS encoding molybdopterin-dependent oxidoreductase: protein MAGRRRRAGLGTLVGIAAGAAGVGAAQLVTVLTGPSSSPVLSVASTVVDSVPLGVKDWAVRTLGTDDKPVLVVSVLVVVLLLAALGGIRELGHRRGGLPVVVVLCLAAALAAINRPGAGAGAVLPSLVALVVSGWLLVVLGDRARWSGTAEAESADRRRFLALSGSTVLAAAAGAGVARVATLSRVDVTSSRDAVRLPAPVSPAASVSTGRGVAGATPFQTPLGDFYRVDTALFAPRIRAEDWKLRITGEVDHEVTLTFAELLHRPMIERWVTLACVSNEVGGDLVGNARWLGAPLADILRSAGPHEGADMVLSRSHDGMTIGTPLAALLDGRDAMLAVGMDGAPLPVERGFPVRMVVPGLYGYVSATKWVVELEVTRFSRATAYWSDRGWAEQAPVKTASRIDVPRDDVRAGRVAVGGVAWAQHRGVSKVEVRVDGGAWQQAELLPVPSVDTWRQWTWEWDATSGSHVLEVRATDGTGVTQTSRPADPAPDGATGWHSRQVHVH, encoded by the coding sequence GTGGCAGGCAGGCGACGGCGCGCAGGTCTCGGCACGCTCGTCGGGATCGCCGCGGGCGCGGCCGGGGTGGGCGCTGCCCAGCTCGTGACGGTGCTCACCGGCCCGAGCAGCTCGCCCGTCCTCAGCGTCGCCTCCACGGTCGTCGACAGCGTGCCGCTGGGCGTCAAGGACTGGGCGGTGCGCACCCTCGGGACCGACGACAAGCCGGTGCTCGTCGTCAGCGTGCTGGTGGTCGTCCTCCTGCTGGCCGCGCTCGGCGGCATCCGCGAGCTCGGCCACCGGCGCGGCGGCCTCCCGGTCGTCGTCGTCCTCTGCCTCGCGGCCGCCCTCGCAGCGATCAACCGCCCGGGAGCGGGAGCCGGAGCGGTCCTGCCGTCGCTGGTCGCGCTCGTGGTGTCGGGCTGGCTCCTGGTGGTCCTCGGCGACCGGGCGCGCTGGTCGGGGACCGCCGAGGCGGAGAGCGCCGACCGCAGGCGGTTCCTCGCGCTCTCCGGGTCGACCGTCCTCGCGGCGGCCGCCGGGGCGGGTGTCGCCCGGGTCGCCACGCTCTCCCGCGTCGACGTCACCTCCTCGCGCGACGCCGTACGCCTCCCCGCCCCGGTCTCGCCCGCCGCGAGCGTGAGCACGGGCAGAGGAGTCGCTGGTGCCACGCCCTTCCAGACCCCGCTCGGCGACTTCTACCGGGTGGACACGGCGCTGTTCGCGCCACGCATCCGCGCCGAGGACTGGAAGCTGCGGATCACCGGCGAGGTCGACCACGAGGTCACGCTGACGTTCGCCGAGCTCCTCCATCGGCCGATGATCGAGCGCTGGGTGACCTTGGCGTGCGTCAGCAACGAGGTGGGCGGCGACCTCGTCGGCAACGCCCGCTGGCTCGGCGCTCCCCTCGCCGACATCCTGCGCTCGGCCGGTCCCCACGAGGGGGCGGACATGGTGCTGAGCCGCTCGCACGACGGCATGACGATCGGGACGCCGCTGGCCGCCCTGCTCGACGGGCGCGACGCGATGCTCGCCGTCGGCATGGACGGGGCGCCGCTGCCCGTCGAGCGCGGTTTCCCCGTGCGGATGGTGGTCCCCGGCCTCTACGGCTACGTGTCGGCGACCAAGTGGGTCGTCGAGCTCGAGGTCACCCGCTTCTCGCGCGCCACCGCGTACTGGTCGGACCGGGGGTGGGCGGAGCAGGCGCCGGTGAAGACCGCCTCACGGATCGACGTCCCCCGCGACGACGTACGCGCCGGCAGGGTCGCGGTCGGTGGCGTCGCGTGGGCCCAGCACCGCGGGGTGTCCAAGGTCGAGGTCCGTGTCGACGGAGGCGCGTGGCAGCAGGCGGAACTCCTGCCCGTGCCCTCCGTCGACACCTGGCGGCAGTGGACCTGGGAGTGGGACGCCACGTCCGGGAGCCACGTCCTCGAGGTCCGCGCGACGGACGGCACCGGCGTCACCCAGACCTCGCGACCGGCGGACCCCGCACCGGACGGGGCGACCGGCTGGCACTCGCGCCAGGTCCACGTCCACTAG
- a CDS encoding DUF4440 domain-containing protein translates to MTPPELAAARADFQRCIETRDQELAGRVLHDAYALVVVAPQPAVMPRERWISLLPDYVVHGYEEHDVVVDVTGDVAAVLQRVTQHATVLGRDRSGIFVISDTWLRAADGTWRVWRRHSTPETAGALPGA, encoded by the coding sequence GTGACCCCTCCTGAGCTCGCCGCCGCCCGCGCCGACTTCCAGCGCTGCATCGAGACCCGTGACCAGGAGCTGGCCGGGCGCGTCCTGCACGACGCGTACGCGCTGGTCGTCGTCGCCCCGCAGCCCGCGGTGATGCCGCGGGAGCGGTGGATCTCGCTGCTTCCCGACTACGTCGTGCACGGCTACGAGGAGCACGACGTCGTCGTGGACGTCACCGGCGACGTCGCCGCGGTGCTGCAGCGGGTGACGCAGCACGCGACCGTGCTGGGGCGCGACCGCAGCGGCATCTTCGTCATCAGCGACACCTGGCTGCGCGCAGCGGACGGCACGTGGCGGGTGTGGCGCCGGCACTCGACCCCGGAGACCGCGGGAGCGCTACCGGGCGCATGA
- a CDS encoding SDR family NAD(P)-dependent oxidoreductase, with protein MTTTFITGANRGLGYETARRLSELGHTVLLGARDRERGAAAAAELGVRFVPIDVTDDASCAAAAADVAAHEGILDLLINNAGVPGPYGDPSAVTADDALAVYDVNVFGVIRVTAAFLPLLQKSADPAIINISSGMGSLSLTHDPDRDESKVVVPLYTSSKAALTMLTTQYAKALPGIRINAVDPGYTATEFNGYSGPQTVTEGTDAVVALATAGAGAPTGRFVSRHGEMAWD; from the coding sequence ATGACCACCACCTTCATCACCGGAGCCAACCGCGGCCTGGGCTACGAGACGGCCCGCAGACTCTCCGAGCTCGGCCACACCGTGCTGCTCGGCGCCCGCGACCGGGAGCGCGGCGCGGCCGCAGCTGCCGAGCTCGGCGTCCGCTTCGTGCCGATCGACGTGACGGACGACGCCTCGTGCGCTGCCGCCGCCGCGGATGTCGCTGCGCACGAGGGCATCCTCGACCTGCTCATCAACAACGCCGGCGTCCCCGGGCCCTACGGCGATCCCAGTGCGGTCACCGCGGACGACGCCCTGGCGGTCTACGACGTCAATGTCTTCGGCGTCATCCGCGTCACCGCGGCGTTCCTGCCCCTGCTGCAGAAGTCCGCAGACCCCGCGATCATCAACATCAGCAGCGGCATGGGCTCCCTGAGCCTCACCCACGACCCCGACCGCGACGAGTCGAAGGTCGTGGTGCCGCTCTACACGTCCTCGAAGGCCGCGCTGACGATGCTCACGACGCAGTACGCGAAGGCCCTGCCCGGCATCAGGATCAACGCGGTGGACCCGGGCTACACCGCGACGGAGTTCAACGGCTACAGCGGTCCGCAGACGGTGACCGAGGGGACGGACGCCGTCGTCGCGCTGGCCACCGCTGGGGCCGGCGCTCCCACCGGGCGGTTCGTGAGCCGCCACGGGGAGATGGCGTGGGACTGA
- a CDS encoding HAD-IA family hydrolase, translating to MPSRAVLFDADGVLVDSSATYRRVWTRWALHHDLDPALVWAATHGRRPTETVAEVAPLLDVDLEHARLLREVALEDAPFPLYPGVPELLASLPPRAWAVVTSGRDDAVRARLRAGGAPEPAVVVDGGVVLRGKPDPEGYLLAADVLDVAPADCLVVEDSPAGVAAGSAAGMRVLGLTTTHPPEALAGADEVLGSFCLARQRICSWLDGFPLDR from the coding sequence GTGCCGAGCCGCGCGGTCCTCTTCGACGCGGACGGGGTCCTGGTCGACTCGTCCGCGACCTACCGCCGCGTCTGGACCCGCTGGGCCCTGCACCACGACCTCGACCCCGCTCTCGTGTGGGCCGCCACGCACGGCCGGCGGCCGACGGAGACCGTCGCGGAGGTCGCGCCGCTGCTCGACGTCGACCTCGAGCACGCGCGGCTGCTGCGCGAGGTCGCGCTGGAGGACGCTCCCTTCCCGCTCTACCCGGGCGTCCCCGAGCTGCTAGCGAGCCTCCCGCCGCGCGCCTGGGCGGTCGTGACGTCCGGGCGGGACGACGCCGTACGCGCGCGGCTGCGGGCCGGAGGAGCGCCCGAGCCTGCCGTCGTCGTGGACGGCGGCGTGGTGCTGCGCGGGAAGCCCGACCCCGAGGGCTACCTGCTCGCGGCGGACGTCCTCGACGTCGCACCCGCGGACTGCCTCGTCGTCGAGGACAGCCCCGCAGGTGTCGCGGCGGGGTCCGCGGCCGGGATGCGCGTGCTCGGCCTGACGACCACGCACCCGCCCGAGGCGCTGGCCGGTGCCGACGAGGTGCTCGGGTCGTTCTGCCTGGCACGACAGCGGATCTGCTCCTGGCTGGACGGGTTCCCGCTCGACCGATGA
- a CDS encoding VOC family protein, with protein MLTALIPKVFYADIEVGLDLFAGGIGMDLLYRDEDLVVLGRDAVKVYLVADAEYAAKDRPELAIETDSIDADYADIAARRPDLLHPNLSRVTRQPWGPREFALLDSTTVCVVFRDWSE; from the coding sequence GTGCTGACCGCCCTCATCCCCAAGGTCTTCTACGCCGACATCGAGGTCGGCCTCGACCTGTTCGCCGGCGGCATCGGGATGGACCTGCTCTACCGCGACGAGGACCTCGTCGTGCTCGGGCGCGACGCGGTGAAGGTCTACCTCGTCGCCGACGCGGAGTACGCCGCGAAGGACCGCCCCGAGCTCGCGATCGAGACCGACAGCATCGACGCCGACTACGCGGACATCGCCGCCCGCCGGCCGGACCTGCTGCACCCGAACCTCTCGCGCGTCACCCGCCAGCCGTGGGGACCGCGCGAGTTCGCCCTGCTGGACAGCACGACCGTGTGCGTCGTGTTCCGCGACTGGAGCGAGTGA
- a CDS encoding CbtA family protein, with the protein MERQLLARGALVGIVAGLVAFVFARVLAEPLIDRAVDYESARDDAQAALDRAAGLPVEHEHADIFSRGIQANLGIGVGVVLFGLAMGTLFAVAYAVCLGRVGGVRPRSLSLLLAAGGFVGVYLVPFLKYPANPPSIGHEDTIQQRSALYLVMVLVATFGLVVAAAVGQQLAPRLGTWNATVVTVLGYLVVIGVVMAVLPSTGELGANVREYGRHATETPQPLRDGGGRIVFPGFPADDMFAFRLYSVGAQLLLWTVLGVGFAPLAERVLRRGGAAPTAPVSVSAR; encoded by the coding sequence GTGGAGAGGCAGCTGCTGGCCCGCGGCGCCCTCGTCGGCATCGTCGCGGGCCTCGTCGCCTTCGTCTTCGCCCGCGTCCTCGCCGAGCCGCTGATCGACCGGGCGGTCGACTACGAGTCCGCCCGCGACGACGCGCAGGCAGCGCTGGACAGGGCGGCCGGCCTGCCCGTCGAGCACGAGCACGCCGACATCTTCAGCCGTGGCATCCAGGCCAACCTGGGCATCGGCGTGGGCGTGGTGCTGTTCGGCCTCGCGATGGGGACGCTGTTCGCCGTCGCGTACGCCGTCTGCCTCGGCCGTGTCGGCGGCGTCCGGCCGCGCTCGCTGTCCCTGCTGCTCGCGGCCGGCGGCTTCGTCGGCGTCTACCTCGTGCCGTTCCTCAAGTACCCGGCAAACCCGCCGTCCATCGGCCACGAGGACACCATCCAGCAGCGGAGCGCGCTCTACCTGGTGATGGTGCTCGTCGCGACCTTCGGGCTCGTCGTCGCCGCCGCGGTGGGCCAGCAGCTCGCCCCGCGGCTCGGGACGTGGAACGCCACCGTCGTGACCGTGCTCGGCTACCTCGTCGTCATCGGCGTCGTCATGGCAGTCCTGCCCTCGACGGGCGAGCTCGGAGCGAACGTGCGCGAGTACGGCCGCCACGCCACCGAGACCCCGCAGCCGCTGCGTGACGGCGGCGGCAGGATCGTGTTCCCCGGCTTCCCGGCCGACGACATGTTCGCGTTCCGGCTCTACTCGGTCGGCGCCCAGCTGCTCCTCTGGACCGTGCTCGGCGTGGGCTTCGCGCCGCTGGCCGAGCGCGTGCTGCGCCGCGGCGGTGCTGCGCCGACCGCGCCGGTGTCCGTCTCCGCGCGCTGA
- a CDS encoding SAM-dependent methyltransferase, with the protein MTQRQVDPVMDALAAWEQGAWCLASVVLLGRDPDSDEGRAARQVLEAAGVVPPGGELTTGLGASPAQVAAQAAAGLLQAAAVVQGADGWMALPDEVLLAQGVASGQMAAAFRRMLLPDLPGTAERLAAPGARMLDVGTGVGALATSFAAEFPALAVTGIDVSERVLALARQRLAELDVRDRVELRAQDVSTLAERAAYDLAWVPAPFVPPAALHEGVPRISRALRPGGVLLLAHGKHDQGTALERALTVLRTRVFGGTLLDADGAGKLLADAGLVDVRSVPTPPGAPGIAVARAAD; encoded by the coding sequence GTGACGCAGCGGCAGGTCGACCCCGTGATGGACGCGCTCGCGGCGTGGGAGCAGGGCGCCTGGTGCCTCGCCTCGGTCGTGCTGCTCGGTCGCGACCCGGACAGCGACGAGGGGCGCGCGGCCCGGCAGGTCCTCGAGGCCGCGGGCGTCGTCCCTCCCGGCGGCGAGCTCACGACGGGCCTCGGCGCCTCCCCGGCGCAGGTCGCCGCGCAGGCGGCGGCGGGACTGCTGCAGGCGGCGGCGGTCGTGCAGGGGGCCGACGGCTGGATGGCCCTGCCCGACGAGGTGCTCCTCGCCCAGGGTGTCGCGAGCGGCCAGATGGCCGCCGCTTTCCGCCGGATGCTCCTGCCCGACCTGCCGGGGACGGCGGAGCGCCTCGCGGCACCGGGGGCGCGCATGCTCGACGTCGGTACGGGCGTGGGCGCCCTCGCCACCTCCTTCGCCGCCGAGTTCCCCGCGCTGGCGGTCACGGGGATCGACGTGTCGGAGCGGGTCCTCGCGCTCGCCCGGCAGCGGCTGGCGGAGCTCGACGTCCGCGACCGCGTCGAGCTGCGCGCGCAGGACGTCAGCACCCTGGCGGAGCGGGCGGCGTACGACCTGGCGTGGGTCCCGGCACCGTTCGTCCCGCCGGCCGCCCTCCACGAGGGCGTGCCGCGCATCTCCCGGGCGCTGCGCCCGGGTGGCGTCCTCCTCCTCGCGCACGGCAAGCACGACCAGGGGACCGCGCTCGAGCGGGCCCTCACCGTCCTGCGCACGCGGGTGTTCGGCGGCACCCTGCTCGACGCCGACGGCGCCGGGAAGCTGCTCGCCGACGCGGGTCTCGTCGACGTCCGCTCGGTGCCCACGCCGCCCGGCGCCCCCGGGATCGCGGTCGCGCGGGCGGCGGACTAG
- a CDS encoding heavy-metal-associated domain-containing protein yields the protein MSTTTYDVTGMTCGHCVSAVTQELRKLPGVEDVQVQLVPGAVSSVAVTSSAPLDPAAVAEAVDEAGYELA from the coding sequence ATGAGCACCACGACGTACGACGTCACCGGCATGACCTGCGGGCACTGCGTGAGCGCGGTGACGCAGGAGCTGCGCAAGCTCCCCGGCGTGGAGGACGTGCAGGTCCAGCTCGTCCCCGGCGCGGTCTCGTCCGTCGCCGTCACCAGCAGCGCCCCGCTCGACCCCGCCGCCGTCGCGGAGGCCGTGGACGAGGCGGGCTACGAGCTGGCATGA
- a CDS encoding CbtB domain-containing protein, protein MSSTLSTPRAAATPVVLSLPRAILWLASAAFAAVALYYFVGVDQGATSVFGNDAHIHEFVHDARHFLGFPCH, encoded by the coding sequence ATGAGCAGCACCCTCTCCACCCCTCGCGCAGCGGCGACACCGGTCGTCCTGTCCCTGCCGCGCGCGATCCTCTGGCTCGCCTCGGCGGCCTTCGCCGCCGTCGCGCTCTACTACTTCGTGGGCGTCGACCAGGGTGCGACCTCCGTGTTCGGCAACGACGCGCACATCCACGAGTTCGTCCACGATGCGCGCCACTTCCTCGGGTTCCCCTGCCACTGA
- a CDS encoding RNA polymerase sigma factor codes for MSRRADRDALVEEVYAGCYRRLVGQLLAVTGDLTAAQDAVQEAFVKALSANGFAAADNPEAWVRTVAVNAARRRWRRQLHLDRLLGVGSRGAEAAVPELSADRVALVAALRQLSREQREAIALHYVADLPLAEVARIVGAPVGTVKARLSRGRARLAQLLDPADLLEVPHE; via the coding sequence ATGAGCCGGAGAGCGGACCGCGACGCGCTGGTCGAGGAGGTCTACGCCGGCTGCTACCGGCGCCTCGTCGGCCAGCTGCTCGCGGTCACGGGTGACCTCACCGCCGCGCAGGACGCGGTGCAGGAGGCCTTCGTGAAGGCGTTGTCCGCCAACGGCTTCGCGGCCGCGGACAACCCCGAGGCGTGGGTACGCACGGTGGCCGTCAACGCCGCCCGCCGGCGCTGGCGCCGCCAGCTCCACCTGGACCGGCTGCTGGGCGTCGGTTCGCGCGGTGCCGAGGCCGCGGTGCCCGAGCTGTCGGCGGACCGCGTCGCCCTCGTCGCGGCCCTGCGCCAGCTGTCCCGGGAGCAGCGCGAGGCGATCGCTCTGCACTACGTCGCCGACCTGCCGCTCGCCGAGGTCGCGCGCATCGTGGGCGCGCCCGTCGGGACGGTGAAGGCCCGGCTCTCCCGCGGTCGCGCCCGGCTGGCGCAGCTGCTCGACCCGGCCGACCTGCTGGAGGTCCCCCATGAGTGA
- a CDS encoding Rid family hydrolase, with protein sequence MPVSRVPSPSRFAPVIGFSSAVRAGDTVYVAGVSAVDGSGEVVGGADAYAQAAEVLRKIGVALGEAGASLDQVVRTRVYLARADIWEEVGRAHGEAFGSALPASTMVVAELLDPRMLVEIEAVAYVGG encoded by the coding sequence ATGCCCGTCTCCCGCGTCCCGTCCCCCTCGCGCTTCGCGCCCGTCATCGGCTTCAGCAGCGCCGTGCGCGCCGGGGACACCGTCTACGTCGCGGGCGTCAGCGCCGTCGACGGCAGCGGCGAGGTGGTCGGCGGTGCCGACGCGTACGCGCAGGCGGCCGAGGTCCTGCGCAAGATCGGCGTCGCCCTCGGCGAGGCGGGTGCCTCGCTCGACCAGGTGGTGCGCACCCGCGTCTACCTCGCGCGCGCCGACATCTGGGAGGAGGTGGGCCGGGCGCACGGCGAGGCCTTCGGCAGCGCCCTGCCCGCGTCGACGATGGTCGTCGCCGAGCTGCTCGACCCGCGGATGCTCGTGGAGATCGAGGCCGTCGCGTACGTCGGCGGCTAG
- a CDS encoding dihydrofolate reductase family protein, translated as MPRTTKAHLFYSVNGVAESPNLWQFDAFGPEEGEAMGRTISGGTDVIIGRKLWQEWSQYWPAADAADPFAQWINPIRKHVLTKTLSGELGWNSTVVDSDAAAYVAKLKEQGSGDILVAGGVETVRSLFVAGVVDELMLTVHPVAAPEGRRLFDETVPLTRLRLVEGRTTSAGNALLTYALRG; from the coding sequence ATGCCCCGCACGACCAAGGCGCACCTGTTCTACTCCGTCAACGGGGTCGCCGAGTCGCCGAACCTCTGGCAGTTCGACGCCTTCGGGCCGGAGGAGGGCGAGGCGATGGGTCGCACGATCAGCGGCGGCACCGACGTCATCATCGGGCGCAAGCTCTGGCAGGAGTGGTCGCAGTACTGGCCCGCTGCGGACGCCGCGGACCCGTTCGCGCAGTGGATCAACCCCATCCGCAAGCACGTGCTGACCAAGACCCTCAGCGGCGAGCTCGGCTGGAACAGCACGGTCGTCGACTCGGACGCCGCGGCGTACGTCGCGAAGCTCAAGGAGCAGGGCTCGGGCGACATCCTCGTCGCGGGCGGCGTGGAGACCGTGCGCAGCCTGTTCGTCGCGGGCGTCGTCGACGAGCTCATGCTCACGGTGCACCCGGTGGCGGCGCCGGAGGGGCGGCGGCTGTTCGACGAGACGGTCCCGCTGACCCGGCTGCGGCTCGTCGAGGGCCGCACGACCAGCGCCGGCAACGCGCTGCTGACCTACGCGCTGCGGGGCTGA
- a CDS encoding helix-turn-helix transcriptional regulator, giving the protein MDSGSALGATIRTWRERLDPAAVGLPAGRARRAVGLRREELADLVGISVDYLVRLEQGRASSPSEQVVAALARALQLSPDERDHLYRLAHLAVPVGRVPEHVPPGVQRVLARLGDTAAAAVFAADWQLLWWNRGWVALLGDPEEIPLRQRNFARDCFAGHPLGPFLSRWLVESPDDAATEAAVVADLRRASARFPDDPRLAGLIAELLDASETFATLWAQGAVAGHREGRKAVHHPGVGPIVVDCDVLAEGDLEMKLVVLTAAPGSEDESRLRLALVAGSTGLPVRAEDLPTRG; this is encoded by the coding sequence GTGGACTCCGGGAGCGCGCTGGGCGCGACGATCCGTACGTGGCGCGAGCGGCTCGACCCCGCTGCCGTCGGCCTGCCTGCGGGACGGGCGCGCCGGGCGGTCGGGCTGCGCCGGGAGGAGCTCGCCGACCTCGTCGGCATCTCCGTCGACTACCTGGTGCGCCTCGAGCAGGGCCGCGCCAGCAGCCCGTCCGAGCAGGTCGTCGCCGCGCTGGCGAGGGCGCTGCAGCTCAGCCCCGACGAGCGCGACCACCTCTACCGGCTCGCGCACCTGGCCGTCCCCGTCGGGCGGGTGCCCGAGCACGTGCCGCCTGGTGTGCAGCGCGTCCTGGCCCGGCTCGGGGACACTGCGGCCGCCGCGGTGTTCGCGGCGGACTGGCAGCTGCTCTGGTGGAACCGCGGATGGGTGGCCCTGCTCGGAGACCCGGAGGAGATCCCCCTGCGGCAGCGCAACTTCGCGCGGGACTGCTTCGCGGGGCACCCGCTCGGCCCGTTCCTCTCCCGGTGGTTGGTCGAGAGCCCCGACGACGCGGCGACCGAGGCTGCGGTCGTGGCGGACCTGCGCCGCGCGAGCGCGCGGTTCCCGGACGACCCGCGCCTCGCCGGGCTCATCGCGGAACTGCTCGACGCCAGCGAGACCTTCGCCACGCTGTGGGCGCAGGGCGCGGTGGCGGGCCACCGGGAGGGCCGCAAGGCCGTGCACCACCCGGGCGTCGGCCCGATCGTCGTCGACTGCGACGTGCTGGCCGAGGGTGACCTCGAGATGAAGCTCGTCGTGCTGACCGCAGCGCCCGGCAGCGAGGACGAGAGCCGGCTCCGGCTCGCCCTGGTCGCCGGCAGCACCGGCCTGCCCGTCCGGGCCGAAGACCTCCCGACCAGGGGCTGA